A segment of the Candidatus Krumholzibacteriia bacterium genome:
GTCTGGTGTTCGAGTCCGACACCGCCTACTCCGACCAGGACGGGCTGTTCGACGGCGACGGCGCCGTGCAGCTGGACGACGTCGTGCTGACCACCGATCAGGGGACCTTCATCGAGGACTTCGAAGGGGATGGCCCGTACCTGTTCGAGCCAGCCCCGGCACCGATCTGCGGCGACTTCTCGAACGTCTTCGTGCGTGCGACCGACATCGACCCCTGCGCCGAGAACGCCACGCCCCAGCTGAACTTCATCGACTTCGGACAGGCACCGCCGAACGGTCCGGGCATCACCGGTGACGTCAGCACCGGCGGGTCGCTGTCGCCGAACTGGGACTATGGGATCCCCGGCGGCTACGTGAAGAACTACACCGGTGGACTCGACGGGGTGCCGCTGCACAACGAGGTCTGGAGTCCGGAACTCGCGTGGGACCTCCCCGGGCCGCAGGACGACGGACCCGACATGGTGGGGGCGCGGCTCGAGTACTCGTCGTTCTGGCACCGCAGTACGAGGAGCTTCATGGTCGAGACCTGGGCGGTGCGCGCCTTCCGTGACGGCGCGTGGGGGCCCTGGGTCGACAGCAACTTCGTGTTCTTCGTGCCCGGCGGCCGCTACGACCGCTTCCGCCACGACCTCACGGCGCTGTTGCCACCCGATCCCGAGAAGATCCAGGTGGCTCTCGGTGTGATCGACGTCGCCGACGACTTCGGCCTGCCCGGCGACGACGCCACGCCCGCGCCGTTCTACGACGACGTGCGCATCTCGAAGTACCGAATCGGCGGAATCGCCCTGTGGGCGCGGACGGTCGACCTGGCGAACGATGCCTTCCCGGTGAGCGGATCGATCGACGTGTCCACGGCCGCGGCCCGCGACGCCCTCGACGTGCGCTTCGACATGGCGCGCGACGTCGGCAGCGGCTCGACCGTCGTTCCCGGCGACTCGGTCCTGTTTCGCGCGAACCCCGTGATCCCCGGCACCGCCATCGCCGACCTGCGCCTGAAGTGGGCGCTGCGGCTCAATCCGGCCTTCGAGGCAGACCTGCGGCAGCCACCGGCCCGCGACGTCGACGAGAACGTCACCACCGGCACGATCGTCGACGGCGTCGAGATCTGGACGGGCGAGGTCGTGGCCGACAGCGCGCGGACGGCCTCGGGCGTGGCGATCGACGACGTCTTCTTCGCCGACCTGCCCGACGAGGACTTCCTCTACCCGGGCGACGTGCTGCACTACCACTTCGAGGCGGTCGACAGCGACGGACGGGTGACCACGCTGCCCACGGACACCGCCGGCTTCGGTCAGTGGGATGCCGTCGGGGTGAGCGGTTACGCACGGACCTTCACCGTGCGCGCCCTGCCCACGATCACCGGCGCCCAGGGAAGCCAGCCGTCGATCCTCGTGGTCAACGACTTCGGTCGCCGTGGCAACGAAGAGGAACTTGTCTTCGCCTTCGCCGACCTCGGTCTGATCGAGGGCCTCGACTGGGACAGCTACACCGTGCAGGGGGCGAGTTCGGGCGTCTCGAACGGGATCGGCTCGGCCGGTGCGGACAACGCGCTCGGCGATCGCCGGGGGCACGGCGCGACCGTCGCGCAACTCGCCGGCTACGAGACGATCGTCTACCTGAGCGGGAATCTGTTCACCAACCTGATCAGCGACGGCTCCGACGACGTCGGCAACGACAAGAGTCCCGACCTGGCCGTGCTGAGCGGGTGGAAGCAGCTCGCCGGGCCTCGCCACACGGTGTACTTCGGGGCGTCGCTCGTCACCGGACTGGTGAACGACAGTCCGGTCGACGGGGCCGCCTACGTGGCCGACGTGATGGGGGTGCGGGCCGAGGACAACGACGTGGGCCCCGCGATCGGCGGGCAGTCGAACCCGCGGGTGATCCCGACCGGGGCCGCACCGGCCTTCGACACCTCCTTTCTCGCCTACGCCGGGTGCCGGGGATTCCTGGACGAGATCGTGCCGGAGGCCGCAGGGGCCTTCGCCGCGTACGGCTTCGTCGATCCGTCGAGCGGAACGATCGTGCCCGGACCCGCCGCGGGCGTGGTGCACGACCGCACCGTCGGTGGCGACCGGAAGGTCGACTTGACCTTCCCCGTAGGACTCTCCTCGATCCGCGACGACCTGTCCCGGGCGGTGGGGGCGAGCAGCACCCGCGCCCGCTTGCTGCAGGACGTGCTCGACCACCTGGGCACGCC
Coding sequences within it:
- a CDS encoding FlgD immunoglobulin-like domain containing protein, producing MDPLKWIRLSALFFSLSLFLTSFAVDADARPGPRDRDPATYDLVVPGPGTILTSTTTAGALLRRESAGPDTFDLYGGPTRPLRDPDGVPGSGDEYVEGRFESLAGLPAGLSPGPGDWTGVDRTDVANHWHVSTFRAANLGGHGAGNRAMWAGLPAGTPTTAGWAAAPGYGNDWVEVLLYESDPVVDRQQGQTVDLDFVFNHDTEPSYDFFRVEYERAGSWVTVFSVDGTNKDPGTGEFPVPGVQYASTTADPIVHSGDDYGQGDRIRIRLVFESDTAYSDQDGLFDGDGAVQLDDVVLTTDQGTFIEDFEGDGPYLFEPAPAPICGDFSNVFVRATDIDPCAENATPQLNFIDFGQAPPNGPGITGDVSTGGSLSPNWDYGIPGGYVKNYTGGLDGVPLHNEVWSPELAWDLPGPQDDGPDMVGARLEYSSFWHRSTRSFMVETWAVRAFRDGAWGPWVDSNFVFFVPGGRYDRFRHDLTALLPPDPEKIQVALGVIDVADDFGLPGDDATPAPFYDDVRISKYRIGGIALWARTVDLANDAFPVSGSIDVSTAAARDALDVRFDMARDVGSGSTVVPGDSVLFRANPVIPGTAIADLRLKWALRLNPAFEADLRQPPARDVDENVTTGTIVDGVEIWTGEVVADSARTASGVAIDDVFFADLPDEDFLYPGDVLHYHFEAVDSDGRVTTLPTDTAGFGQWDAVGVSGYARTFTVRALPTITGAQGSQPSILVVNDFGRRGNEEELVFAFADLGLIEGLDWDSYTVQGASSGVSNGIGSAGADNALGDRRGHGATVAQLAGYETIVYLSGNLFTNLISDGSDDVGNDKSPDLAVLSGWKQLAGPRHTVYFGASLVTGLVNDSPVDGAAYVADVMGVRAEDNDVGPAIGGQSNPRVIPTGAAPAFDTSFLAYAGCRGFLDEIVPEAAGAFAAYGFVDPSSGTIVPGPAAGVVHDRTVGGDRKVDLTFPVGLSSIRDDLSRAVGASSTRARLLQDVLDHLGTPTTAVDAPALRSASLAVHPTPFNPSTQVVFVLPRAGVDATVEVFNVRGERVRVLHDGAAASAELRLDWNGRDDRGSAVASGVYLVKATTLGFADTRKAVLVK